GGACTACCATGGAGGTCGTTTCCGTGTTGGTATCACCAACCGGAGCGATTTTTCCATTCTCAACCCAATAGCCCGTGATTATTCCACCGTTCTCGGCCTGCAGAGAAGAGATCACGTTAAGACAGTGCGAATAGACGTTTCCACCCTCTTTGGGTTTTCCAAGGGCACGGTAAAGGTATACGAACAGGGCGCACTTGTAGGTCTGATACGTTCCATCAAAGGCTCTGTCCCTGAAGCCGTTTCCGTCCCACATCCCAAGAAGCCGAGAATAGATCTCAAGGGCACCGCTTTCGTTCCCATTTATGAGCTCGTTTAAAGCCCCGTAAACAAGCAAATCCGCGTAGGACTCCCAGTCCTCCATTCTGCAAGAGGTGTTGGCTATCTCGTATTTTATCTCGAACGTCGCGTTGAACTTTTTGGAGTAGACTTTGCCCAGATTTCGTGTCTCGACGCAGTAGAACCCCGCGATGGGTCTCCCGGGGAGAGGGTCAACTTTCCCGCTCCATCCCCCAGAATAGTTGGCGTTGAGGTTCTCAAGGATGCGCCTCCCAATCGGGGAGCCGAGGGCGACGAGGGCGCGCGAAGCTAGGAGGTTGTCATTCGCTATGTAAATCGTCTCATTGTCCGGGTAGGCTTTAACGGCCGCCCTGAGAAGATTTGCCTCGGGAACGTACTGTGATTCGAGGAAGGAGCGTAGCTTTGAGGAATTCAAGGGATACTCCAGCGAGGGTTTGGGAGTGCTCTTCCCGTGCCACACCAAAAACCCCACCACGAGCAGGACGATGAACACGGAGGACAGGAAATACCTCCTCATCGAAGTGAGTTCTCAAGAACCGTAAAAGCCTTTTGGGGAAAGTCTAATTTTCTACGGTGGTGACATGCGCGTTCTTGAATTAGCGAAGAGGCGGAAGACCGTGAGGCAGTTCCTCCCAGACAGACCTCCGAAGGAAGATATACTGAAGGCGATAAAAGCTGCGAAAGAAGCCCCATCCGGAATGAACGCCCAGCCCTGGAGGTTCGTGGTAATCGACGACGACTGGCTTAAGGGCAGAATAAGGGAGCTCTGCGAGGCCGAGGAGGAGAAGTTCTACTCGAGGACCAAGGGAGACCTCATGGCCTGGCTGAACGCCAAGGGCTTCAAGCCGGAGAAGCCATTCCTGAGCGAGGCACCCTACCTAATCCTCGTCTTCGGATACACCAAAGCCCCTTACTGGCTCCAGTCAACGTGGATAGCCGTTGGCTACCTGCTTCTTGCCCTTGAAGAACTCGGCCTCGGGACTGTAACATACACGCCACCGAATCCAAAACCTGTCGAGGAACTCCTGAAAACTCCCCCTGAGTACAAGCTTCAGACGATTCTGCCGGTAGGTTATCCAGCCGATCCAAAGCCGAAATACGAGAGGAGGAAGCTGGAGGAGGTGGTGAGCTTCAACGGCTTCTGAGGAAACTCTCCAGTTCTTTCAGAACCTCCATCTGCTCGTAGGTCTCGACGGCACCGGGCCTTACCGAGCGAACCCTCCTCAGGGCCTCGCTCAGACGCAGGTTCTTTGAGTACATGAGCCAGGCAACCGCAACGGTTCCGCTCCTGCCGAGGCCGCCCATGCAATGGATTAAGACCCTCTTTCCTTCCAGAACCCTGGCATCGATCCAGCGGAGGATTTCGAGGAGCTGCTCAAGACTCGGAGCGGTGAAATCCAGAATCGGGCTGTGAAGGACCTCAACTCCCCTCTTCTCCCATTCTTCGAGTGAGTAGGGTAGCTCGTAGTCCTCTACTAGGACAACGATGGCATCGAAGTCATCGGCAACTTCATCGAGCTCAACATCGCTCGGCATCCTTGAAAAGGCCACGTTCTCATCGACGAACCTAGCCGAGAGCCACATTCACCACACCCTCGTTCCGACCGGAACCTCTTCCGAAACCGGGAGGAGGTAAACCGTTCCGTCCTCTGTCTCCGCAACGATGAGCATTCCCCTGCTCTCGACGCCGGAGAGCTTTTTGGGCTTCAAGTTGAGAACGAAGACGAACTTCTTCCCCTCGAGGTCCTCCGGCGAATACTGGTCGGCTATTCCAGTGATTATCGTCCTCTCTTCGCTCCCGAAGTCAACCTCGAGCTTGATTAACTTCCTCGTGCGCTTCAGCTTCTCAGCCTTCTTCACGAGGCCAACGCGTATGTCAAACTTCCAGAATTCCTCAACGTCGTAGAGCTCCATCGAACCCACCGGGGACAGTTATGCGGCAATGTATTTTAGGGTTGTCCCTCCCAGAGGAGGGTTTTGTCACCCTCTGATGAAGCCAACAGGGTTCCATCAGCGTCGAAGACCCATGCGCCGCCCGGTGGATAGCTGTTCACGATGAAAGCCCTAACGCCGAGGAGTTTTACTCTCTCGGCCATTGCTTCAATGTCTTCCTCGTTCGGCTGGCCGTAGTCGGGCGAGTACTCCATCGGCACGAAGAGATAAGCTGGCCTTTTCCTCCTCACCCACTTCAGGATGCGCTTGTTGTAGAGGTCACCGCAGATGATTACCGCCACTTTCCCGAACTCCGTCCAGGCTGTCCTCACCGTGTTGCCGGTGCAGAACTTGCATGGCTCCTGGAACTTTCTGTGTTTTAGGAAAACCTCGCCGTTTCTGCCGATTAAAAGGGCCGAGTTGTAGACGCAGTTTTTATAGGGTTCTAAAAGGCCGAAGACGACGTAAACTCCGTTTTTCCTCGCCAGCGAGCTTACCCGTTCGACAGTTTCATCGTAAAGCTCCGCCCCGGAAAAGTCCCACTCCTCGAAGCCCGTCAAGCAGTACTCTGGGAAGACCACGAAGTCGGGGTTATGGGCCAAGGCCTCATCAAAGCGCCTCTCGAACTCGGCCCAGTTGGTGTCGAAGTCTCCAACTTTAACGCGCATTGGAATCAAGGCGACCCTCATTTCGGCACCTCCATGACGATTATAAAGGCCTTTGCCCTCTGTCTGTGAGTGGGGGCCTCTCCGATGGTTAGATTTTCGAGGATTTTGACCCTCTTTTCACGGACAAACCTCTTCAGGGTTTCCCTCAGCCCGTTGAGGTCGAAGTCCCCAACTATTATTCTCCCTCCAGGTTTGAGGACATCAAGGGCCCTCTCAATGAAAGGGAGCGGGTCGAAGTCGTGCAGGATGTAGCTGAAAACCACCGTGTCGAAGCCTTCCAGTTCAAGCCCCCGATCGAGGAAGTCACCGTTAATGAACCGAAGGTTTTCGGCGAGTTTTTCAAGCCTCTTCAAGAACTCGAAGATGTGGCGATCGGGCTCAACGCCCACAACCTCCGTGGCGTTCCCGGAGAGGGCTATGAGGAGCGCTGGGTAGCCACTTCCAGAGCCAACGTCAAGCACCCTCCCTTGACCCTCCTGGGGAGCTCATTGAGGAGTTTGAGCCTCAGTCTGACCTCTTCGCGGTAGGGCCCGAACCAGGCCAGTCTGACCCCAACGAACCACTTGAACTCCTCCTCACTCCCGCCAAGCTCCCTGAAATATTCCAGCGCCTATGAGTAGAAGGCATCGAGCGGGTTTTTGGAGTTCATGAGACCTCACCCGAGCCGCGTTGTGGGCCATGATCCGTATCCATTAATCGCTCCTTCCCTCTAAAAATCTCTTCAGAATCTCTGCCTTTTCAACTCTCCCCAGCTTGAGATAGGCCTGATACTCGTACTCCAGATCCAGAACCGGGATTTTCATGCCTTCAATCTCCACAAAGCGCCTGTACTTCCTCACGTCCACTGGCGGTTCCCACTCGTCCCCGACCTTCTTCTGGATGTCCCCCATTATCTCGACTTCGATCCCATCAATCCTCAACGCCCCGAAGTGCGAGCGGATTCTCTCGCTCTCCCTGAACTTGACGGGCCTGACCACAAACTCAGAGAAGAGGCGTTCGATTTCATAGGCTCCTTCTTTATCGGTTTGAATGTCAATATCATGCGGCTCAACGGGAACTCCCTGGAGCGCAAAGCCGAGGCTTCCTGTAACGGCCCAGTCCACGTCGCTATCCTTTAGCCGCTCGTACAGCTTGCGGAGAACTTTGAGGTGACTTTCGGGAACCATCGCGACACCTCTAAGGAATTATGGATTGAATCCATAAAAACTTTGAGAGTCAGAGCCCTCCCCACCAATTACCACTTCAGCTGCTCGCTTGTGTTGAAAAACTCCTCCGCAAGTCCGGCCGGTATGTCAAAGGGATCCTCATATTTCCTGAGCTCCTTAAAGAGGGCGTCGAACTTCTTTAGCGTTTCGAGGTTCTCTCCGAGTTTATGTACACACTCCTCTGGTCCTCCATTTAAGGCCGTGCTCAGGAAGTCTGCCAGGTTTCTTATTGCAACACTAAGCTTCCAGAACTTATCCTCATCGGAGTGGAGGTACAAGATCAGGAAGGTGTGCCCAACTTCATACGCTTTATCACGGTAATCCATGGTGTAAATTAATAGGACGATTTTGGAGGCGTTGTTCTGGAGTTGGTGCTCCATGAGGTCACCTATTTCTCCTAGCGCCAGTATGCTTAGTTGAGATCCGATGTAAACATCCACCAGAATCTCCCTCTTCTCCTTCCGGCACTGCCACCAGGAGTAGGTTGAAAATACTGAAGCCACGAGGAGCAGGGCTATGACAAAGACGACAAGAGCTTTTCTTCCGGTCATGCCACCATCTCCTTGGATTTTTTGGCTGTTTCCCCCAGTTTTTCGGCTATCTTCACGTATGCATAACCTTCGAGGGCCATGACGGCTGTGTACGCCGCCACCATGTAAACGTGCCCTTCAAGCGTGCCCAGGAGCCAGTCAGCCTTTTCAACGGTCATAATCCTGTCAAAGAAGTCGCTGAGGCCATGCGCAAGGATTAGACCCTCGATTCTCCGGAACTTCCAGCGGTAGATCGAATAGACTATGCCAGCCAGGAGGGGATTGTAAAGCCTCCAGAAGTTTGGGAAGGTTGGCTGGAATGAGAAGCGGCTCCCGATATGACCCAACGAAAAGATTATGGCCGTGGCAATTACCGCGAACTTCGGTCCCTTCCAGAGCTCAAAACCCCTCTGCATCAGCCCCCTGAATAGTATCTCCTCGTAGAGGGCTACGAAGACAAGATACCTAACCAGCAACACCAGATATATTAAAAGGACAACTTTCAGCGGCTTCCCAAACGTGTTCAGGCCTACTCCCAGGGGGAGAATCCACACAAAGCTCAGGAGCATGAAGGCTATGGGCAGGAGGATGTGGATTTTTAGGTCAAGCTCTCCTCCGAGTCCGAGCTCTTCCTTTCCAACGCCGAGCTTTTTAACGACGAGATAAAGCAGGAAGAGCATAAGTATTCCAAGGGGAACCCAACCTATATCCCGGTAAAATAGAAGAAGTATGCTTGAACCAACAATCTCTACCCCAAGGGCGGACAGTGCTATCTTCTTCCCCCTATCCATTGAACCACCCCGAGATTCTCACATCCTACATTAAGTTTCAAAAACTTTAAAAACAATTCGCCGTTGTAAGAATACACCTGCGAGCTTTTAAAAGGACGAGAATTGGTGTTAAAAGTAAGGGGTGAAAAGCTTTATGAAAACCTACTCCCTCGGCGTTGAGACGGTTCCGGTTGCACTCGCCGGTGACCTGCTCGTCGGGAGCGTCCACGACGGGAAAGCCTACAAGATAATGCTCGCAAGGCTCGACGGGGAAGAGATAAAGGCCGTGAAGTTCATCTCAGGAGAAGACGACTGGGAAGGGCACAGCGCGGCGAAGCTCAAAGACGGCTATCTACTCGGCGGTGCCGTTGAGGGGAAGGCCACACTTGAGGGCGGTGAGGGATGGAAGGGCTACGTAGCGAGGCTTGACGGGAACCTCGAAGTCCTCTGGGAGAGAAAGCTGGAAATCCTTGGCAATGAATGCGTTTACTCAATTCTGCCCGCTGAGGGCGGGACCTTCGTAGCTGGAGAAACCTCTGATGGGAAAGGCAGGGGCTTCTTCGTCGGGAGAATCACGCTGGAAGGCGAACTCCTCTGGCTCAAGACCCTTGGTCCCTGAGGCGATGTTGTGATTTCCGGCCTAGTTGAACTCAACGGTAAGCCCGTCCTCGTCGGAAGCGTGAAGGATGGAACCTGGAAGGTTAAAGCGTTTGAGTTCACTGAGAACGGGGAACTGATAAGGGAAAGCGAGCTCGGAAATGGAGTCGCCCTAACGGCCGCCAAAATGGGAGGAAAAATAACCCTGGGCGGCTACAAAGGGAGTGACCTGTGGGTCTGGGGCAGAGACTGGGAGGTAACGCTCCCGAACGGCGCGGCAACCTCGCTCCTGCCAATCGAGAACGGCCTCCTTGTCGGGGGCGAAGTCTATGGGAAGGCGGTGCTACTAAAGACCAAGAATGGTAAAATCCTTTGGAAGAGAGAACCTTGGGAGCGCGGCTGGGTCGAGATCTTGGGTAAAGGCGTTGCGCTCGGGGTTAAGGAGGAAGAGGGAAAGACCGTTATGGTGGTTGAAAGAATTTAAAGGCGCCACTTCAGGGAGCACGTCTGGAGCGATGGGAAATACATTGACGAGCTGATTTACGAGAGGTTCAAGGATTCTCTCCGGAGACCAGAAAAGAGCAAATCCGCAAGGTTCGCCGACGGGTGGAAAGCCAAAGCCGTGAGGAGCGAGTTGCTTCTGGTTGGCTTCCCGTTAGTCCGGCCCTCTTTTCCGCGGTTCTCCTCTTAGGCTCAGGAGGTCGGCTCCTCAACGTCTCCTTCGACAGCCTGATGCAGAAGGCCTTCCCCTCAAAAGCCTCAGAACTGCGAGGGGCATCTTTGACGCCCTCGCTACGCTCGTCGTTCCGCTGTCGCAGTTGGCCTTTGCGTAGGCGATTGAAAACGGTGCCGGAGTTCTGTTTTCGGCGATCACCACATCGGTGGTGGCGCTTTTTGGGACAATTTTGCTTCAGACCTGCTTGAAAAATTCTCTTAGAAGGTTAGGCTTCGTGCTGTAAGAGTATAGATATGTTGTGTACGAAGTACAACTGACCTTCTTAAAAATCAAGTTCTAACTCTAATCAGGTGCTTTACACATATTTCACCAAAAACTACTTATACCTTAAGATTTAGTAAAAGAAGGGAGCCCCATGAGGAAGATACTGGCCTTTATACTGGTTGCCGTTGTTATAGCTTCTGGTTGTTTAGAGGACTCTGATAATAACGCAACTAGCGATGCAACACCCACCACGATCTCCTCGGAGACTGGATTTTTGGAAGAGCTGGGGAAGGTCTCTCCCTCGGATCCCCTCTGCGGGATGAACCCAAACGTCAGCGTCTCCCACTTCATTGACCCGCTTAGGGAGGACTACTCTATCTCCCCAGCCGAGCCTGAGTTCCCGGTTCCCGGGGGCAGTCTGGCCGGCCAGACCTTGGAGGTTTCACCAAAGGGAGTTTCATCAAAGGTTTACGTCAGTGTTTTTGCTTACCCGGATTCGTACTCGGCCACTGAAGCGCTGGCAGAGCTCAAAGAAAAGCTCAACCGCCTCGGGAACAGCACCGATGAATTCAAGTGGGAGGGGAAGAACGCGCTCTACTCTGCTTTTACCACGTATTTCGGAGGGTTCTACCTCATCGTGGTCTTCCAGGTGCCCTATGGCGAGGATGGGCTTAATATGGCGGAGTACGCCCTCAACGAGGTCATGTTTCACGTGATGTGGGTTGGCCCCTCCCCGGAGAAGATGCTCGGGCTCTTCATGCACACGGAAATAGTGAACAAAACCGGGAGGAGCAGGGTGTTCTCCGGCGACCTGCTCTCGGAGAGCGGCTTCACCCCGGAAGGAGCGAGGATCGAAGTGGCGGTTTACAGGGAAGGGTGTGGGCAGGAGGTTTACAGGGAGCTGAAATCGAAGATCGAGAAGATTGGCTTCACCGAAAAGTCCCTCCCGCCGCTGAACTCAAGGGATCCTGCAGGAAAGGTCGTCGAGAGGACATACTTTGAAGGAAACGGGGGCGTTTACATCGAGCTGTACGATGGTCCGGGGATGGACAGGGTGATGCTCCTCTACGGTAACGAGAGCGCTGTTAAAGCAGCCGTCCAGAAAATATGGTCGGGTGAGGGGACTTTCGATTGATCTATCTCTTTTTCTTCCGCGGGCCTATTTTGCATCCGCCCATTATTCGAATGACCGTCAGTCAACTTCAGCCCCGCTGAGCTGGGAGGTGTAGAGCCTGTAGAAGCGGCCCTTCCTCTCGAGTAGGGCCTCTGGGGGGCCCTCCTCAACGATCTCCCCGTCCTCGACCACGACAACCCTGTCCACGAAGCGGGTTATGCCAAGGCGGTGGGCTATGATTATGCTCGTCCTGCCCTCCATGAGCCTCAGCATCGCGTCCTGAACGAGCCTCTCAGTCTTGGGGTCAACGCTCGAGAGGGCCTCGTCGAGGATAATCACGTCCGGATCCTTGAGCATCGCCCTCGCGAGCGAGATGAGCTGTTTCTCCCCGACGGAGAGCAGTTTTCCGGCCTCCCCGGCCTGAGTTTCGTACCCCTTGGGGAGCCTCATTATGAAGTCGTGGATCCCAAGCTCCCTGCAGACCCTCACCACGTCCTCCTCGCTCGCTTTGGGGTTCGCTATAAGGATGTTCTCCATTATCGTCCCCGGGAAGAGGTAGGTCTCCTGCGGGACATAGCCTATCCTCCTCCGCAGGCTCTTCCTGCTTATCTCCCTCCCGTCGGTCCCGTCGTAGAGGACTGAGCCCCTGGTCGGGTCGTAAAAGCGCATTATCAGGTTCGCGATGGTTGTCTTTCCTGCCCCAGTCCTTCCCACGAGGGCAACCTTTGAGCCCGCGGGAATTGAGAGGTTTATCCCTTTGAGCACGGGCCTTCCCTTCTCGTACTCGAAACAGACGTCTCTGAACTCTATCTCGCCCCTCAGCTTTTCCACGGTTTTTCCGTTGTAGTCTTCCACCCTCTCATCGTCCAGGACCTCGTATATCCTCTCCAAAGCGGCCAGAGCGGACTGCAGACTGTCGTACATGCTCACAACGTTGTTTATCGGCCCGCGGAAGCGCTGGGCGTACTGGATGAAGGCCACGACGACTCCTATGCTGACGCTCCCCTGGTAGGCGAGGTAGCCGCCGTAGGCTATGACCACCACAACCGAGAGAAGGCTCGTTATGTTCATGAGGGGCCAGAAGAGGCCCATGTAAACCGCGACCCGCAGGTAGGCCTTTATCGTCTCCAGCGACGCCTCTGAGAACTCCCTCTCTACATGCCTCTCCCTTCCAAAGGCGCGTATCGTCTCTATTCCAGCAACGCTCTCCTCGACCACGCTGGAGATCCTCGCTATCTTCCGCCTCGTCTCGCGGTAGGCCTTCCTCATCTTTCCCCCGAAGTAGTAGGCAACCACAACCATGAGCGGGACGCTGGTGAGGGTTACGAGGGTCAGCCTGAGGTCGAGTATGAGCATGGCAACTATTATGCCCGCCAGGCTCAGCAGGCTCCCAAGCCCGCCCAGCAGGCCGGAAACGAGGACATCGTTCACCACGCCGGTGTCGTTGATTATCCTCGACACGAGGTCGCCGGTGGACTTCTCTTTGAAGAAGTCGAGGTTCGCGGAGAGAACTTTCTCGTGCAGTCTGCTCCTGAGCTTCCTGAGGACCTTTTGGCCGAAAACCTCTGTGTAGTACGTCTGGAGAGTCATGAAGAACCACTGGCCGGCAAGGGCGAGGAGGTAGAGGGCCGCGATGAGCCCCAGCTTCTCGTATCTCCCGGGCACTATGTAGCGGTCTATCGCCACGCTCAGGAGGTAGGGGGAGGCCAGGTTAGCCAAAGCCGAGCCGATGATGCTCACCACCACTATGGCGAGGGTTTTCCTCTCGGAGAGGGCTTCCCTTACGAAGCGCACTATGAGCGAGAGCGACGACTCATTCATTTCCTCCCACCGCCCTGAGCATCTCGCTGAAGGCTCCACCTTTCCTGGCCAGCTCCTCCGGTTTACCGTCCTCTACTATTCTGCCCTCGGCCATTACAATAACTCTGTCGGCGAGCTTAACTAGTGACGGCCTCTGGGAAACTATCAACGCCGTCCTGTCCTTCAGTATCTCCTTCAAGTCCTCCACGAGCTGCTTCTCGGTTCCGGCGTCGAGGTTCGAGACTGGATCATCGAGGAGGATTACCTTTGGATCGAGGAGCAGGGCCCTCGCCAGCGCTATCCTCTGCCTCTGGCCGCCCGAGAGGGTTACCCCCTTCTCCCCAACCACGGTGTCGTAGCCTTCTGGAAGAGATACAATGAAATCGTGTATCTTCGCTATCTTGGCGGCCTTTACTATCTCCTCCATCGTCGCGTCCGGCTTGGCAAGGGCGATGTTCTCCCTTATGCTCCGGTTGAAGATGAAGGGCTCCTGCGGGACGTAGGCTACGGTCTTCCTCAGGCTCTCCGTCTTTATCTTCCTCACGTCAACCCCGTCCAGGAGCACCTCTCCCTTCTCGGGCTCGTAGAACCTGGCTATCAGCTTCAGAACCGTGCTCTTTCCCGAGCCCGGCGGTCCGGTTATGACGACCTTCTCACCGGGCTTCACCTTAAAGCTCAGCCCCCTGAGAACGGTCTTCCCCGTGTGGTAGGTGAGCCACACATCCCTGAACTCCACCTCGCCCCTTGGGTTCTTCAGCTCGACAGCATTCGGCGGATCAACGCTCCCGGGAGCGGAATCCACAACCTCAAAAAGTCTCGAAGCCGCGGCCAGGCTCCTCTGGATGTCGGCTATTGTGAAGCCGAGCGCCCTGAGGGGCCAGGTCATCGTGAGCATGTACGTGAGGAAGGCCACGAGCTCCCCAACCGTCAGCGTGTTCACTATGATGGCCCTTCCACCAAAGTAGAGCATCGCACTCATCGCTATTCCAAGGACGAGGAAGGAGGCGTTTCCGTATATCGCCACCACCCTCGTGGCCTCGACGTTGAGTGAGTAGAGTTCCTCGTTCTCCCTCTCGAACTTTTTGCTGATCTCTTCCTCCACCGAGAGGGCCTTTATCGTCTTTATCCCGGCTATCGTCCCTGTGGCTGTAGAGGCTATTACACCTGTCTGGTGCCTGATCCTGTCGTAGATGGGGCGGACTTTCATTGCGTAGGCCGAGTTCAAGGCCACGACGATCCCTATGGTAACCAGGGCCACGGCAGTCAGGAGGGTGTTCATCCGGACCATGTAGTAGAGCGAGACCGCTATCAGAAAGAGCGAGTACACAAACATCCTCAGCCGGAATGAGAGGAACCTCGTTATCCTCTCCGTGTCGTTGGTTATCCTGCTTATCAGCTGGCCGGAGAAGGTCTTGTCAAAAAACTCCATCCTCTGCCGTTGAATTGCCCTGAAGGCGTCCATCCTGAGGTGGTAAACCGCATGCTGGGCCGATTTGACGAGGAGATACCTCCCGGCAAAGCTGAAGGCCCCGTTGAGGACGCCAACGAGGAGTATGAGGAGTGCGTAGCGGAGGGCCTGGCCGTAGTCTCCAGCAGTCACGCCCCGGTCTATGGCCTCCCTTATGAGGACGGGAACCACTCCGCTGGTGTATGACATGAGGAGTACCATAACCATGCCCAACGAGAAGTGGAGGGCGTGCCCTCTTAGGTACCCCAGCAGTCTGGCCAGCCCTTTGAGCGATTCTCCCATGGTGGAGGAGTAAGGTTCCGTTTTTATAAATATTTGCCTGTTAAGATGTCCGTCTGAGAGGAAAGCCTAAAACCTCCGGCGATTATAGTGTGCACGGTGATGGCATGAACCCGATAATCCGCGAAGCCAGACCCGAAGACAGGCCTTTCATCAAGGAAATAGCGCGTTTGACATGGGGCGGTGAAGACTACCTGGCGAGGGTGTTCGACGATTGGGTAAAAGACGGCAACTTCTACGTCCTTGAGCTTGAGGGAAAGGTGATCGGAACGGCAAAGCTCACGCTTTTGCCCGGCAAAGTCGGCTGGCTTGAAGGGCTCCGCGTCCACCCAGATTACAGGGGGAGAGGCTACGGGAGGATGATCCAGAACTTCATGATCGACCTCGGGAGAAGGCTCGCCGAACAGGGAAAGATTGAGGCCCTTGAGTTCGCCACCTACTTCCTGAACAGAGAGAGCATAGCGATGGCCAGGAAGGACGGCTTCTCGGTTATGGCGAGGTTCTTCAACCTCGGCGCAAGGGTGGAGGACTTCCAGCCGGAGAAACCAAACCCGGTGGAGCTTGGGATGAATGACCTGACCCTCGGAATAATCCCCCTCGGCTGGAAGTTCGTTCACCGGAGCGAGGAAGCGTTGGAGTGGCTTAGAGAGAAGGGGGAAGCCTACGAAGTGAATGACTTTAAGTTCCTCGCCACCAGAGACGGGGCAACCTTCACGCCGCTCTCAACGGGCCTGGGGTGCATAAGGGCGATGTTGCCGGC
The sequence above is drawn from the Thermococcus pacificus genome and encodes:
- a CDS encoding nitroreductase family protein, with the protein product MRVLELAKRRKTVRQFLPDRPPKEDILKAIKAAKEAPSGMNAQPWRFVVIDDDWLKGRIRELCEAEEEKFYSRTKGDLMAWLNAKGFKPEKPFLSEAPYLILVFGYTKAPYWLQSTWIAVGYLLLALEELGLGTVTYTPPNPKPVEELLKTPPEYKLQTILPVGYPADPKPKYERRKLEEVVSFNGF
- a CDS encoding ABC transporter ATP-binding protein; amino-acid sequence: MNESSLSLIVRFVREALSERKTLAIVVVSIIGSALANLASPYLLSVAIDRYIVPGRYEKLGLIAALYLLALAGQWFFMTLQTYYTEVFGQKVLRKLRSRLHEKVLSANLDFFKEKSTGDLVSRIINDTGVVNDVLVSGLLGGLGSLLSLAGIIVAMLILDLRLTLVTLTSVPLMVVVAYYFGGKMRKAYRETRRKIARISSVVEESVAGIETIRAFGRERHVEREFSEASLETIKAYLRVAVYMGLFWPLMNITSLLSVVVVIAYGGYLAYQGSVSIGVVVAFIQYAQRFRGPINNVVSMYDSLQSALAALERIYEVLDDERVEDYNGKTVEKLRGEIEFRDVCFEYEKGRPVLKGINLSIPAGSKVALVGRTGAGKTTIANLIMRFYDPTRGSVLYDGTDGREISRKSLRRRIGYVPQETYLFPGTIMENILIANPKASEEDVVRVCRELGIHDFIMRLPKGYETQAGEAGKLLSVGEKQLISLARAMLKDPDVIILDEALSSVDPKTERLVQDAMLRLMEGRTSIIIAHRLGITRFVDRVVVVEDGEIVEEGPPEALLERKGRFYRLYTSQLSGAEVD
- a CDS encoding ABC transporter ATP-binding protein; its protein translation is MGESLKGLARLLGYLRGHALHFSLGMVMVLLMSYTSGVVPVLIREAIDRGVTAGDYGQALRYALLILLVGVLNGAFSFAGRYLLVKSAQHAVYHLRMDAFRAIQRQRMEFFDKTFSGQLISRITNDTERITRFLSFRLRMFVYSLFLIAVSLYYMVRMNTLLTAVALVTIGIVVALNSAYAMKVRPIYDRIRHQTGVIASTATGTIAGIKTIKALSVEEEISKKFERENEELYSLNVEATRVVAIYGNASFLVLGIAMSAMLYFGGRAIIVNTLTVGELVAFLTYMLTMTWPLRALGFTIADIQRSLAAASRLFEVVDSAPGSVDPPNAVELKNPRGEVEFRDVWLTYHTGKTVLRGLSFKVKPGEKVVITGPPGSGKSTVLKLIARFYEPEKGEVLLDGVDVRKIKTESLRKTVAYVPQEPFIFNRSIRENIALAKPDATMEEIVKAAKIAKIHDFIVSLPEGYDTVVGEKGVTLSGGQRQRIALARALLLDPKVILLDDPVSNLDAGTEKQLVEDLKEILKDRTALIVSQRPSLVKLADRVIVMAEGRIVEDGKPEELARKGGAFSEMLRAVGGNE
- a CDS encoding nucleotidyltransferase domain-containing protein, whose translation is MVPESHLKVLRKLYERLKDSDVDWAVTGSLGFALQGVPVEPHDIDIQTDKEGAYEIERLFSEFVVRPVKFRESERIRSHFGALRIDGIEVEIMGDIQKKVGDEWEPPVDVRKYRRFVEIEGMKIPVLDLEYEYQAYLKLGRVEKAEILKRFLEGRSD
- the metG gene encoding methionine--tRNA ligase subunit beta, which produces MELYDVEEFWKFDIRVGLVKKAEKLKRTRKLIKLEVDFGSEERTIITGIADQYSPEDLEGKKFVFVLNLKPKKLSGVESRGMLIVAETEDGTVYLLPVSEEVPVGTRVW
- a CDS encoding carbon-nitrogen hydrolase family protein, coding for MRVALIPMRVKVGDFDTNWAEFERRFDEALAHNPDFVVFPEYCLTGFEEWDFSGAELYDETVERVSSLARKNGVYVVFGLLEPYKNCVYNSALLIGRNGEVFLKHRKFQEPCKFCTGNTVRTAWTEFGKVAVIICGDLYNKRILKWVRRKRPAYLFVPMEYSPDYGQPNEEDIEAMAERVKLLGVRAFIVNSYPPGGAWVFDADGTLLASSEGDKTLLWEGQP
- a CDS encoding CPBP family intramembrane glutamic endopeptidase, producing the protein MDRGKKIALSALGVEIVGSSILLLFYRDIGWVPLGILMLFLLYLVVKKLGVGKEELGLGGELDLKIHILLPIAFMLLSFVWILPLGVGLNTFGKPLKVVLLIYLVLLVRYLVFVALYEEILFRGLMQRGFELWKGPKFAVIATAIIFSLGHIGSRFSFQPTFPNFWRLYNPLLAGIVYSIYRWKFRRIEGLILAHGLSDFFDRIMTVEKADWLLGTLEGHVYMVAAYTAVMALEGYAYVKIAEKLGETAKKSKEMVA
- a CDS encoding protein-tyrosine phosphatase family protein — its product is MWLSARFVDENVAFSRMPSDVELDEVADDFDAIVVLVEDYELPYSLEEWEKRGVEVLHSPILDFTAPSLEQLLEILRWIDARVLEGKRVLIHCMGGLGRSGTVAVAWLMYSKNLRLSEALRRVRSVRPGAVETYEQMEVLKELESFLRSR
- a CDS encoding GNAT family N-acetyltransferase, which codes for MNPIIREARPEDRPFIKEIARLTWGGEDYLARVFDDWVKDGNFYVLELEGKVIGTAKLTLLPGKVGWLEGLRVHPDYRGRGYGRMIQNFMIDLGRRLAEQGKIEALEFATYFLNRESIAMARKDGFSVMARFFNLGARVEDFQPEKPNPVELGMNDLTLGIIPLGWKFVHRSEEALEWLREKGEAYEVNDFKFLATRDGATFTPLSTGLGCIRAMLPAMAWVAREKGREEFDLMLPGGMKPVLPGLRRLGLFLWDETDEPNVLVFRKKLPERSVIKPL